Sequence from the Herbaspirillum sp. meg3 genome:
GCGCGGCGGCTACTACAGCGAAGACCGCCAGGGCAATCGGGTACTGCATCCATTGGTCAGCCTGTCGCTGGGCGCGGTCAAGATCGAACCTTCGCAATATTCTTCGCCGCACCAGATCGCCTCGGCTGCCACCAAAGCCAAGAAGCAAGCAAAGAAAACACCCGGCAACAGCCTGTTCATTGAGCGGCGCGTTCCGGCAACTTTCTCGTGGGCAATGTAAACGATCACAAATCCCTTCGCAGTCCGATGCGCACGACAAAAAAATGGCTGATGCCCCTGCGGACATCAGCCATTTTTTCATCACCGGGCCAGGATTACGGCGCCAGCTTTTCCAAGCCGCCCATGTAAGGACGCAGCACTTCTGGAATCACCACACTGCCGTCGGCTTGCTGGCCGTTTTCCAGCACTGCGACCAACGTACGGCCGACCGCCAGGCCTGAACCATTGAGCGTATGCACCAACTCAGGCTTGCCCTGGGCGTTACGGAAACGCGCTTGCATGCGGCGCGCCTGAAAGGCTTCGCAATTCGATACCGACGAAATCTCACGGTAAGTGTTTTGCGCCGGCAGCCAGACTTCAATGTCGTAAGTCTTGGCAGCGCCGAAGCCCATGTCGCCGGTGCATAGCGTGATCACGCGGTAAGGCAGGCCGAGCTTCTTGAGGATGTTTTCGGCGTGGCCGAGCATTTCTTCCAGCGCCTCGTAGGATTTCTCCGGATGCACGATCTGGACCATTTCGACCTTGTCGAACTGATGCTGGCGAATCATGCCGCGCGTGTCGCGGCCGTAGCTGCCCGCTTCGGAACGGAAGCATGGGGAATGCGCCGTCATCTTCAGCGGCAGTGTGTCGCCGGCAACGATCTCGTCGCGCACCAGATTGGTCAGCGGCACTTCGGCTGTCGGGATCAGATACAACGCTGTGTTGTCGCTGGTATCGCCTTCCTGGCCGCCCTTCTTCGCCGCAAACAGATCGGCTTCAAACTTCGGCAACTGGCCGGTACCGCGCAGCGAATCGGCGTTGACGATGTAAGGCGTATAGCACTCGGTGTAGCCGTGTTCCAGCGTATGCGTATCGAGCATGAACTGCGCCAGTGCACGATGCAGACGGGCGATACCGCCTTTCATGACGGCAAAGCGCGAACCGGTCAGCTTGGCGGCGACGTCAAAATCCAGACCGAGCGCAGCGCCGACGTCAACGTGATCCTTGACTTCAAAGTCGAACACCGGCGGCGTGCCGACCTTGCGTACTTCGACGTTACCGCTTTCGTCAGCTCCGGCAGGCACTGATTCGTGCGGCAAATTTGGGACGGTCAGCAGGAAATCGCTCAGTTGCGCCTGCACTTCTTCCAGACGGGTAGCCGAGGCCTTCAGCTCATCGCCGATGCCGAACACTTCCGCCATGACTGCCGATGCGTCTTCGCCCTTGCCTTTGAGCATGCCGACTTGCTTGGACAGGCTGTTGCGCTTGCCCTGCAATTCCTCGGTACGGGTCTGAATCTGCTTGCGCTCGCCTTCGAGCGCATTGAAAGCGGCGACATCGAGCTGGAATTTGCGCGCGGCCAGACGGGCGGCGACATTGTCGATGTCTTTACGAAGAAGTTGGATGTCGATCATGGAATGCCAATGTAGAAAATGCGGTAAAACCGAGATTGTACCAAGGACATTGCCTGTCCTCGCCGTCGGGCCGCTTATTGAGGGAAATAATGCGGTAAAAATAGCATCAACCGTGATCAACGACGCTCCTGCCTGCGTTACCATTGCCGCCAATCGCTCCATTACACCGCAAGACCATCACAGGAACGCGCCATGTCCGACACGCCTTCGCAGCCGCCGTTATTCGCCTACATTATCGGTTTCGCCCTTGCCGCCTGCTGCGCCATCTGGGCAGGTTCGCAATTCGCGCTGACCGGCTCCAGCTTGGGCTACGGCGTGCTGACCGGTCTCAGTTTCGGCGCCATGTTCGCCTTCGGCCAGCGCGTCAAGAATCGCCTGTTCCCGACGCCGGAATCGACCAAATGGAAGATCAATGCCGGACCGACCGCTGCTGACCTGCGCCCCGCACGCCGCGCCGCCGCGCGCGCCAAACCGATGACGGTTGCATTCGACGAAGAGTTCATCAAGACCTCGCGCGCCGGCACCGAGCTGGAAAGCATCGCCTGGCAAGACATTAACCGCATCGTCATCACCATCGGCGACGATTTCCTGCCGATGCCTTACTGGATGATTGCCACCACCAAGGGCGGCATCCGCCTGCCCAATGACACGCCGGGATTGGAAGGTCTGATGGAAGAGTTCAAGGTGAAGCTGCCGGGCTACGACAACGATGCGACCTACAACGCAGTGATCAGCGCCATGGGTGCGATGGAAGGCACGTTCGAGGTTTGGAAAAAGGCGATTCCAGCAGCGTGATCACCGAAGAGCCGCCAGGCGCTTACTTATTGTTCTTTTTATATTCCCGATCAAGATCACGCAGATGCGCCATCTTGTCGCCGATCTTGGCTTCCAGGCCACGCGGCACCGGCTGATACCAATGCGGATCGGGAATCCCGTCCGGCAGATAGGTTTCACCCGCAGCATAGCCTTCGGGCTCATCATGGGCGTAGCGATACAGCTTGCCGTAACCCAGTTCCTTCATCAGTTTTGTCGGCGCATTGCGCAGATGTTCGGGTACGCCGCGCGACTTGTCTTTGGCGACAAACGCACGCGCCTGGTTGTAGGCCATGTAGCCGGCATTGCTCTTGGCTGCAATCGCGAGATAAATCACCGCCTGCGCCAAGGCCAGCTCCCCTTCGGGTGAGCCGAGACGTTCGTACGTGGCGGCAGCGTCATTGGCGATGGTCATGGCGCGCGGATCGGCCAGGCCGATATCTTCCCACGCCATACGCACAATCCGACGCGCCAGATAGCGCGGGTCGGTGCCGCCATCGAGCATGCGCGTCAACCAATACAAAGCGCCGTCAGGACTGGAGCCGCGCACCGATTTATGCAACGCGGAAATCTGGTCATAGAAAGCATCGCCGCCTTTGTCGAAACGGCGCAAAGCATCCCCCAGGCATTCCGCCAACACTTCAGGACCGACGATGCCGACGTTTTTCGCCTGCGCGGCACGCGCCACGATTTCGAGATTGTTGAGCAGCTTGCGGCCATCGCCATCGGCGCTGGCGATCAGCATTTCTTTTGCTTCCGGTTCGAATTGCAAACCATCCAGCTCATCGCGGCAGGCGCGATCGATCAGCGCGCCGAGGTCATCTTCCGTCAAGGACTTGAGCACGTAGACGGCCGCCCGCGACAACAGCGCGCCGTTGACTTCGAAGGATGGATTTTCAGTCGTCGCGCCGATGAAGGTGAACAAACCACTCTCGACGTGCGGCAGGAAAGCATCTTGCTGGCTCTTGTTGAAGCGATGCACTTCGTCGACGAACAAGATCGTGCGACGGCCGGAATTGGCGCGTGTGACCTGTGCGCGCTCCACGGCTTCGCGGATATCTTTGACGCCCGACAACACCGCCGACAAGGCGATGAATTCGGCATTGAAACTGTCCGCCATGATGCGCGCCAGCGTGGTCTTGCCGACGCCCGGCGGCCCCCACAGAATCATCGAATGCGGCTCGCCCGATTCGAAGGCCACGCGCAGCGGCTTGCCTGCACCGAGCAAATGCTGCTGGCCGATGACATCGTCAAAGGAATGCGGGCGGAGACGTTCGGCTAACGGCGCAGAATTCATGCGGTTGTAAAAATGGAGAGTTAAGATTGCGCGGATCGCAGGATCGCTAGTCTAACCGATCCGGCAGCAGCACATCGGCTCAGATGCTAGAATCCTGCCGGGTTCGCTGGTATGCGGCGGTTTTAAACCGCGTCAGTACGGCAATACATCGGACTTGCCATTCTGCTTACATCACTTCCACGCCCAAGGGCGTTTCTGCTCATGCCTTTTGTTGTCACTGATTCCTGCATCGCCTGCAAATACACCGACTGCGTCAGCGTCTGTCCCATGGATTGTTTTGTCGAAGGGCCCAACTTCCTGGCGATTGATCCGGACGGCTGCATCGATTGCTCGATGTGCGTGCCGGAGTGCCCGGTCGGCGCGATCTATAACGAAACCGATCTGCCCGACGCCTTGAAGCATTTCACCGATCTGAATGCAAAGCTGGCCAAGCATCCAGGTTGGAAGCCGATTACCCAGGCACAGGCACCGATGCCGGATCACGAGCAATGGCGCGATGTGGAAGGCAAGATCGACATGCTCAAGATGTCGACCTGAGATAACAAGCTGATCAGTTGTTGAACACGTCGGCGCCCTTGGGCACGACGAAAGTGAAGCTGGTGGCCTTGAGCGGCGGATTCTTTTCAAAGTTCGTGAACGACAGCAGCGACGTCTGACCGAACGAATCGCGCAGCTCCATCGCTTGCGGCACACCATCCTTCAAACCGATTCCGATACGATCGAAGGTCGTATCCTTGCTCTTGGGCGTGGCTTCCAGCCATTCCATGCCATCCTTGGCGCCGCCCTCTTTCAGCGTGAAATTCTTTTCCAGATCGTTGCTGCCGAACAGAATCGCAGCAGGCGACGAGCCGAGCGCATTGCCCAGCTTTTTGGTAGTGACCTGATTCAAGTCCTTGTCGTAGATGAACAGCTTGTCGCCATCGGCTTGCAAGACTTGCTCATACGGCTTCTGATAGGTCCAGATGAATTTACCCGGACGCGAAAACACAAAAGTGCCACTGGACGTATTGGAGACCTTGACCGTGCCGCTGTCGGTCTTGACCAGACGCTGCACGAACTGGCCTTTGGCCGATTGCGTCGACGAGACAAATTGCTTGAACTGCTCCAGCGCGCTCGCCGAAGCCTGCGCGGAAAACAGCGCTGCGCTCAAACCCGCCACCGCAGCAGCGAGTTGCCATTTCTTCATGCGAGGTAAAGCGGATCGTTGGTCTTGCACTGCTTCTTGTGCTACTTCTTGCGTTGTTTCTTGTCTTGTTGTTTGCATAGATTATTCCGAGGTATTTCCTGCCGGCACGAGGATTTCGCGATTGCCGTTCGATTGCATGGTCGATACCAGACCGCTTTGCTCCATCTGCTCCAGCAGACGCGCTGCACGGTTGTAACCGATGCGCAAATGACGTTGCACCAGAGAAATCGATGCCCGGCGGTTTTTCAGCACGACAGCAACGGCCTGATCATAGAGCTCATCGCCTTCACTGCCGCCCGCAGCGCCACCGCCGATGGCCCCTTCGGCATCGTCGGCAACACCTCCTTCTAGGATGCCCTCGATGTAATTCGGTTCCCCCTGCTCTTTCAGATGGTCAACCACGCGGTGGACCTCTTCATCGGAAACAAAGGCGCCATGCACCCGGATCGGCAAACCGGTCCCCGGCGGCATGTACAGCATGTCACCCATGCCGAGCAGCGCTTCCGCGCCCATCTGGTCGAGAATCGTGCGCGAGTCGATCTTGCTGCTGACCTGGAAAGCAATCCGTGTCGGCACGTTGGCCTTGATCAGGCCGGTGATGACATCAACCGATGGACGCTGCGTAGCCAGAATCAAGTGAATACCGGCCGCGCGTGCCTTTTGTGCGATACGGGCGATCAGTTCTTCCACCTTCTTGCCGACCACCATCATCAGATCAGCCAATTCGTCGATGATGATGACGATGGTTTCGAGCTGTTCCAGCGGCTCCGGCGCGTCCGGTGTCAGGCTGAATGGATTAGGGATCTTTTCGCCGCGCTTTTCGGCGTCGGCGATCTTCTGGTTGTAACCGGCGAGGTTACGCACACCCAGCTTGGACATGCGCTTGTAGCGGCGTTCCATTTCGGCCACGGCCCAGTTCAGCGCATGGCCAGCCTGTCGCATGTCGGTCACGACCGGCGCCAGCAGATGCGGGATGCCTTCGTAGATCGAGAGTTCCAGCATCTTCGGATCGATCAGAATCAGGCGTACCTGTTTCGGCGTCGATTTGTACAGCAGCGACAGGATCGTTGCGTTGATACCCACCGACTTGCCGGAACCGGTCGTACCCGCAACCAGCAAGTGAGGCATCTTGGCGAGGTCGGCCACGACCGGATTGCCGGCGATGTCTTTACCGAGCGCCACCGTCAGGCTGGAATGGCTGTCGTTATAAACCTTGGAGCCGAGAATTTCAGTCAGGCGCACGATCTGGCGCTTGGGGTTCGGCAGCTCCAGGCCCATGAAATTCTTGCCTTGAATAACTTCCACCACGCGGATCGATGTCAGCGACAGCGAACGCGCCAGGTCGCGCGCCAGGCCGACGATCTGGCTACCCTTGACGCCGGTGGCAGGTTCAATTTCGTAACGGGTAATCACCGGGCCTGGATAGGCGGCAACGACCTTCACTTCCACGCCGAAGTCGGAGAGCTTCTTCTCGATCAGGCGGCTGGTGAATTCCAGCGTCTCGACGGTGACCGTCTGCTGTGCCGGCGGCGCCTCATCCAGCAGCGACAAGGGCGGCAGGCTGGAGTCGATATCCTGGAACAGGCTGGTTTGACGTTCTTTCTCGATGCGCTCGGACTTGGGCACCGCCACGACTTGCGGCTCGATACGGATCGGCGGCGCTTCGACGATCTTGGCGCGTTCCTGCACCACGACTTCTTCGCGCTTGACGGCGGCAACGTGGCCGACCTTGCGGTCTTCGCGCGCGGAATAAAAATTGCGAATCCAGAAAATACCGTCTTCGATGGCGCCGCCAATGCGTTCCACCGCGGCCAGCCAGGACACATGGAAGAACAGGCTGAAGCCCAGTCCGAACAACAACAGCAACAGCAGCGTCGCACCGGTAAAACCCAGCGACGATTGCGCCGCGCTACCGATCATTTCACCCAGCACACCACCCGGTGCACGCGGCATTGGCGCCTTCATCGAATACATGCGCATGTATTCGATACCAAGACTGCCTGCCAGCAGGAACACAAAGCCGATGGCGCGGATCAGACCTTCCTGATGATGTTCAGGCTCTGCCTGCTTCTGCACCAGAAAACGGTTCGCCAGTTTGCGGTAGCTGCGCCAGATGGAATGCGCCAGCAACACGCACCACCACCATGCCGACATACCAAAAATATAAAGCATCAGATCCGCCAGCCAGGCGCCGATGCGACCGCCCCAGTTGTGCAGATGGGGCACGGTATTGGCCACCGACCAACCGGGGTCGTTACGCGAATAAGTCAGCAGGATGATGGCAAGGTAGGCAAACAAGGTCGCCATGGCCAGCCAGCGTGCTTCGTAGAGCAGGCGCACCAGCCTGCTGGGCAGCGGTGGCGCTTCGGCGGCTTTGGTCGTACGGGTGTAGGCTTGGCTGGTTTTGGTCATAAATCTTTATCTGGCGCACTTCTAATGCATTTTTGAAACTCAGACGACATTGTAACGGCGATTACCGGCCAGAAAAGCGGCTCGCGGAAATCACCCGCAGATTGCGTCGTTCCGGCCCTATTGAATGGATAGCGTAATTCCATCAGGCCGGTCCGGCTGTTCGTCTATAATCTTAACCGTTTTGCAGCGCAATATAGGGCAAACGGCAACATAAGCCGTACAAGCCGCGCAGAGCCGCTATCGGCGGCCTCCGGCCTCCTTGCCATGCATTGAAATTCAGCAGACCGACATCATGTACTTGATGTTGTTGCTGCGTCTACTTCTGTTCAGTTCACTAAGAGTATTTTATGACCACGTCCAAACACGCCAAGGTTTTGATTCTCGGTTCCGGCCCCGCCGGCTACAGCGCCGCCGTCTACGCAGCGCGCGCCAACCTCAATCCGGTGCTGATCACCGGCGTCGAGCAAGGCGGCCAACTGATGACCACCACCGACGTCGAAAACTGGCCGGGCGACCCGATGGGCGTGCAAGGTCCGGAACTGATGCAACGTCTGCTGCAACATGCAGAACGTTTCAATACTGAAATCATTTTCGATCACATCCACACGACCAAATTGTCGGAAAAACCGTTCCGCCTGATCGGCGACTCCGGCGAGTACACCTGTGATGCCCTGATCATTGCCACCGGCGCATCGGCGCAATACCTCGGCCTGCCTTCGGAAGAAGCTTTCATGGGCAAAGGCGTGTCAGCTTGCGCAACCTGCGACGGCTTCTTCTATCGCGGCAAGGAAGTCGCCGTGGTCGGCGGCGGCAACACTGCCGTGGAAGAAGCGCTGTACCTGTCGAACATCGCCAGCAAGGTCACCATCATCCATCGCCGCGACAAGTTCCGTGCCGAGCCTATCCTGATTGATCGCCTTCTGCACAAAGTCACCGAAGGCAAGATCGATATCAAATGGCACCACACCCTCGATGAAGTCATCGGCGACGACAGCGGCGTGACCGGCATCAAAATCAAATCGACACAAGACGGCAGCGTTACGCCGATCACTTTGCACGGTTTGTTCATCGCGATCGGCCACAAGCCCAACACCGGTATTTTCGACGGCCAACTCGATATGCATAACGGCTACATCAAGACCCGCACCGGTCTCGAAGGCTTCGCCACCGCCACCAGTATCAACGGTGTGTTCGCTGCCGGCGATGTGCAGGATCACATCTATCGCCAGGCCATCACCAGCGCCGGTACCGGCTGCATGGCTGCGCTCGATGCCCAGCGTTATCTGGAAGGTCTGGAATAAATCGGGTTGAAGTTGAATTGAAGCTGAGTTGAAGTGCGTCAACACTGAACAAGCCGCCCATCGGGCGGTTTGTTCACTTCAGAAGGATAGGATGATGCCGCTGCGCCCACTATATGCCGCCGTGCTTGTCTCGCTACTGACGCTGTCGGCTTGTACGGAGACCCACATTAACCGTGCGTCGCCTTCATCCACGTCTGCCTCGGCTTGTGACGCCGCTGCCGTTCAAGACCTGATCGGGCGCGCTGCCGACGCAGGGCTCCAGCAACAAGCGCAGACAAAGGCCGGAGCAAGCAGTGCGAGGACACTCGGCCCGCGCGACGTTGCGACCATGGATTACAATCTGCAGCGTCTCAATCTCTATACCGACGACAATAGAATCATCATCCGCATCTCCTGCGGCTGATCTGTCTACATTGCATCCGAAGCGTCTGTCCCGCCATGACCACGTTCAAAGACTTTTCTTCACTCCGATCCCTGCGCAAGGACTTGCAAGCGCAGGAAGAGTTGCGCGCCAAAGAAGAAGCGGAACGCCTGCGTGCCGAACAGCGTCTGCGCGAAGAAGCCAACATTTTTCGTGACAGTATCGGCAAGGTTGCGCCACTGCGCAGCAGTGAAAAAGCCAGCCTCACGCCACCACCGCCATTGCCGATTGCACGCCATCACATCGCCGACGAACAAGCGGCGCTCATGGAGTCGCTTTCCGACGAGTTCACCTTCGACACGCTGCTCAATAGCGATGAAAACCTGAGTTTCGCCCGGCCCGGCGTAGGCAGCGACGTGCTCAGCAAGCTGCGCCGTGGTCATTGGGTGATTCAGAATCAACTTGATCTGCATGGCTTGCGCCGCGATGAAGCACGGGAAGCACTCGGAGAATTTTTGCGTCAGGCGCGCCGCCGCGGCCAGCGCTGCGTGCGCATTATCCACGGCAAAGGACTCGGTTCGGTCAACAAGGAACCGGTGCTGAAACAAAAAGTGCGCAACTGGCTGGCGCAGAAGGATGAAGTCATTGCCTTCTGTCAGGCACGTCCGGCTGACGGCGGTTCGGGCGCGCTGGTCGTGTTGCTGCAATCGAGCACGCCAACCAATGCGGGCTAAACGCTGCTTCTGCTTCTACTACGCTGCTTTGGCGCCAGACAGATTCAGCGTATTTTCAACATCTCCGCCAGCCAGTCGACGAAAGCGCGCACGCGCGGCGACAAGTGCCGGTTGTGCGAATACACGATTGATACCGGCATAGGCGGCGGCTTGAATGCCGGCAGCACTTCTTCCAGCACACCCTGCTCCAGCAAATCCTCCACGCCGAAACGCGGCGCCTGCACGATGCCCAATCCCGCCAGACAGCACGCCATATAGGCTTCGGAACTCGCCACCGACACCTGCCCTTGCAGCTTCAAGGTTTTTAGCTCGCCGTTCTGCATGTATTCCCACGGCAAATCGCGACCGGTGCGGCTGGAGAAATAGTTAATCATCGTGTGCTTGTCCAGCTCCGCCAGCGTGTGCGGACGGCCATGTCGATCAAGATAGGTTTTCGAGGCGTAAGTAATCTGCTCCATCGAGCCGATATTGCGCGCGATCAGCGTCGAATCGCTCAGGATACCCACCCGCACCACGCAATCGACGCCCTCGCCGACCAGATCGACGAAGCGATCGCTGGCATTAAGCTTCAATCGGATGTCCGGATAACGGGCAAAGAATGCCGGCAATTGCGGAATCACCACCTTGTGCGCCAGGCGTTCCGGCAAATCCACGCGCACGATGCCTTGCGGCTGTTCGCGGTCGAAGAGGTTTTCCACGTCCTGAAATTCCGCCAGCAGACGTTGGCAGCGCTCCAGATAGGCGGCGCCATCGTCGGTCAGCGTCACCTTGCGCGTGGTTCGTTGCAACAGGCGAACGCCCACGCGTTTCTCAACGGATTGGATCGCATTGGTCACGGTGGCCGCGGGCAAACCCATCTGCTCGGCGGTCTTGCTGAAGCTTCCCAGTTCGGCGACGCGCACGAACACTTCCATAGCCTGAAGACGGTCCATTTTTATAATTATCCATTTTCGAATAAAGAAATCATTTTAACGCTATTTATTCGAAAAAGAATAATCCCAATAATACGATCCAAGCGCTCAGGCATGTCGCCAGACAAGCGCACCACTTTATTGACGGGAAGAAACACCATGGAAAAACGTACTCTCGGCCGTAACGGCCTCGTCTCTTCGGCGCTCGGTCTGGGCTGCATGGGCATGTCGGATCTCTACGGCCCGGCCAATGAGCAAGACGGCATCGCCACCATCCACGCCGCGCTGGAAGCCGGCGTCACGCTGCTCGATACCGGCGACTTCTACGGCATGGGTCACAATGAAATGCTGATTCGCGATGCACTGCACGGCGCTGGAAGCAAGCGCGACAATGCGCTCATCAGCGTCAAATTCGGCGCCATGCGCGATGCCGGCGGTAACTGGGTCGGCATGGACAATCGTCCGGCCGCGGTCAAGAATTTCCTCGCGTATACGCTGCGCCGCCTTGGCACTGACCACATCGACATCTACCGCCCTGCACGTCTCGATCCAAATGTGCCGATTGAAGATACCGTCGGTGCCATCGCGGAAGAAGTCAAAACCGGTCGCGTACGCCATATCGGCCTGTCGGAGGTAGGTGCAGAAACATTGCGCCGCGCACATGCAGTCCATCCCATTGCCGATCTGCAAATTGAGTATTCACTGATCTCGCGCGGCATAGAAAAAGACATCCTGCCGACTTGCCGCGAACTGGGTATCGGCATCACCGCTTATGGCGTGTTGTCGCGCGGTCTGATCAGCGGCCATTGGGATCCGTCGCGTCAACTCGCAGCCAATGACTTCCGCAGCACCAACCCGCGTTTTTCCGGCGACAATCTCAAGCACAACCTATCGCTGATCGAGGTGCTGCGCGCCGTTGCCGCCGACAAACAAGCCACGCCGGCGCAGGTCGCCATTGCCTGGGTACTGGCGCAAGGCAGCGATATCGTGCCGCTGGTCGGTGCGCGCCGTCCGGAACGTCTTGCTGAATCGTTGGGCGCATTGAAACTCACGCTGACAACACAGGATCTGGCACGCATCGAAGAAGCCATTCCCGCCGGCGCCGCAGCGGGTGATCGCTATGCCGCCTACGCGATGGCGCATCTGGACAGCGAAAAATAAGCAGCAAGATCCATCAAGCTTTGCTTCCGGCCGGAACCGATCAGAAGAGATTGAACTGGCCGGATAGCGATACTCGCGGCGGACGCGCAGGTGGAATGAATTGCGACGCATCGAGCATGTCAAACCACCCGCGCTGATGCATGGCGCTACGCTGTACCGCCTTGTCAAAACGCTGACGAATCAGATCCGCCCAGACGCCCTCACCACGCATGCGCGTCGCAAAATCCGAGTCGTTGTCTTTGCCGCCGCGCATCTCGCGGATGCGATTCATCACGCGATTGGCGCGATCGGGAAAATGCGTCAGCAACCACTGCTGAAACAGGGGATTGACCTCCCAAGGCAAGCGCAACACAGTATAGCCGGCACGATGCGCACCCGCGTCAGCAGCCGCCTCAACGATGCTTTCCAATTCAGGTTCGTTGATAAAGGGAATAATCGGTGCAATGCTGACGCTGACCGGAATACCGGCAT
This genomic interval carries:
- a CDS encoding aldo/keto reductase — translated: MEKRTLGRNGLVSSALGLGCMGMSDLYGPANEQDGIATIHAALEAGVTLLDTGDFYGMGHNEMLIRDALHGAGSKRDNALISVKFGAMRDAGGNWVGMDNRPAAVKNFLAYTLRRLGTDHIDIYRPARLDPNVPIEDTVGAIAEEVKTGRVRHIGLSEVGAETLRRAHAVHPIADLQIEYSLISRGIEKDILPTCRELGIGITAYGVLSRGLISGHWDPSRQLAANDFRSTNPRFSGDNLKHNLSLIEVLRAVAADKQATPAQVAIAWVLAQGSDIVPLVGARRPERLAESLGALKLTLTTQDLARIEEAIPAGAAAGDRYAAYAMAHLDSEK